One genomic segment of Luteolibacter sp. Y139 includes these proteins:
- a CDS encoding EamA family transporter, producing MNWLHWSLLSALFAGLTAVLAKTGVSGVDSNLATAIRTTVILVFSWGIALATSKPASLLGIPGKAWLFLALSGIATGLSWLCYFRALQLGEASRVAPVDKLSVIFVMIFAAVILKEKITWQHALGGSLIVAGAVVLAWPRP from the coding sequence ATGAATTGGCTTCACTGGTCGTTGCTGTCCGCCCTCTTTGCCGGCCTGACGGCCGTGCTTGCGAAGACCGGCGTTTCGGGTGTGGATTCGAATCTGGCAACGGCGATACGCACGACTGTAATCCTCGTATTCAGCTGGGGCATCGCGCTGGCTACCTCCAAGCCGGCCTCATTGTTAGGGATCCCGGGGAAGGCTTGGCTGTTCCTCGCTCTCTCGGGCATCGCCACCGGGCTATCGTGGCTGTGCTACTTCCGCGCGCTCCAACTCGGCGAGGCCTCGCGGGTGGCGCCGGTGGACAAGCTGAGCGTCATCTTCGTGATGATTTTCGCCGCCGTGATCCTCAAGGAGAAGATCACCTGGCAGCACGCGCTGGGCGGTAGCCTGATCGTGGCCGGGGCGGTGGTTCTGGCGTGGCCGAGGCCCTGA
- a CDS encoding efflux RND transporter permease subunit encodes MLRSLIHFSLRYRAVVVVTGLLVMAIGVWQAPQMPLDVFPDFVPPQVTIQTETPGLAPEQVEQLVTYPIEAAVSGIAGIEMIRSESGQGLSVVSITFADSSDILADRQLLTERMAEMGTRLPKEAKAPTLSPLVSSTMDLLKVGITSTKLSPLELRTFADWNLAPLLRAIPGVAEVSVVGGESRRMEVKFDQDQMTRYGVTLADITRATTGATGTQGAGYIETPNQRLVLDAESIPVDPGLLGATIVRGSGGDAIHLRDVAHVTLAAAPKFGDALIQGEPGVLLAMTSQYGANTLEVTRRVEAALDNYADALATEQITLHRSLHRPANFIELAIHHIRDSILIGIGLVVVVLLLFLRSPRTAFISFISIPMSLIGAMLVFRSFGITLNTMTLGGFAVAIGVVVDDAIIDVENIVRRLRLNALLETPLPAAEVVLEASIEVRGAIVFATLIVIAAFIPVFVLGGVQERFFAPLGLAFVVATAISLLIAVTVTPALCSLFLHGHAEDREPFYLRWLRSIHTALLTLFTRYAVLASLLVLAAGVGAAMLVPRLKTEFLPEFREGHFVIQVAAIPGTSLREMNRLGERISHELLQDPRILSVEFQAGRAEQGVDTWGPERAEMHVELNPDPSLDEAAIQDDLRDLLGKYPGIQSEVLTFLGDRIGESISGETAAGIVSIYGNDLGLLADTAATIAGLLKETPGATDVIAKATEGSPRIGIRMKPRAMEQFGLLPADVMTAVQTAYQGAEVSNLYQWGQIIPVVLVGPGSQGSIAGLGDLPLIQPPGPTVRLADVAEIFIGSGHAVIEHEGGRRLQRVTFNAGSRPISAVMAEAQHTIASKVHPGGGTQITYTGAAEAESQANRNLIVSSALALAIIVLILWMAFRNGRHLTLVLANLPFALIGGVFAIFLTGIPMSLGALVGFVALFGISARNAIMMISHYEHLVLDEGLPWNRETAIRGAGERLIPVLMTALVTALVLIPIALRPTAAGQEIEGPMAIVILGGLISSTLLTLLLLPALAERFAHFPDPHPL; translated from the coding sequence ATGCTTCGCTCCCTCATTCATTTCTCGCTGCGCTATCGGGCCGTTGTCGTCGTGACAGGCCTGCTGGTGATGGCCATCGGGGTCTGGCAAGCGCCACAGATGCCGTTGGACGTCTTCCCCGATTTCGTCCCTCCCCAGGTCACCATCCAGACGGAGACACCGGGACTCGCACCGGAGCAGGTCGAGCAGCTCGTGACCTATCCGATCGAAGCCGCGGTCAGTGGCATCGCCGGGATCGAGATGATCCGCTCGGAGTCCGGACAAGGTCTCTCCGTCGTCTCCATCACCTTCGCTGACTCTTCGGACATTCTCGCCGACCGTCAGCTGCTTACCGAGCGCATGGCGGAGATGGGCACACGCCTGCCGAAGGAGGCCAAGGCACCCACCCTTTCGCCCCTGGTCTCTTCCACAATGGACCTGCTGAAGGTGGGCATCACTTCCACCAAGCTCTCACCACTCGAGCTGCGCACCTTCGCCGATTGGAACTTGGCACCGCTCCTCCGCGCCATCCCCGGCGTGGCGGAGGTCAGCGTCGTCGGTGGCGAATCGCGCCGCATGGAGGTGAAGTTCGACCAGGATCAGATGACCCGCTACGGCGTGACCCTCGCCGATATCACCCGTGCCACCACCGGTGCCACCGGCACTCAGGGAGCGGGATACATTGAGACGCCGAATCAGCGACTGGTGCTCGATGCAGAGAGCATCCCTGTCGACCCCGGCTTGCTCGGCGCAACCATCGTTCGCGGCAGCGGCGGGGACGCGATCCACCTCCGCGATGTGGCGCATGTAACCCTGGCCGCAGCCCCCAAATTCGGCGACGCGCTGATTCAGGGCGAGCCCGGAGTCCTGCTGGCCATGACCAGCCAATACGGTGCCAATACCCTGGAGGTCACCCGTCGTGTCGAGGCAGCGCTGGACAACTACGCCGACGCCCTCGCCACCGAGCAGATCACCCTCCACCGCAGTCTCCACCGGCCGGCCAATTTCATCGAGCTGGCCATCCATCACATCCGCGACTCCATCCTCATTGGCATCGGGCTCGTCGTCGTGGTGCTGCTGCTATTCCTGCGGAGTCCGCGCACCGCCTTCATTTCCTTCATCTCCATCCCGATGTCGCTGATCGGGGCCATGCTCGTCTTCCGGAGCTTCGGCATCACCCTCAATACGATGACGCTCGGTGGCTTCGCTGTCGCCATCGGCGTGGTGGTCGATGATGCGATCATCGATGTGGAAAACATCGTCCGCCGCCTTCGCCTGAATGCCCTGTTAGAAACTCCACTGCCCGCCGCGGAAGTGGTCCTGGAGGCATCGATCGAAGTCCGCGGCGCGATCGTCTTCGCCACGCTCATCGTCATCGCGGCCTTCATCCCGGTCTTCGTTCTGGGAGGCGTTCAGGAGCGCTTCTTCGCCCCACTGGGCCTGGCATTCGTCGTGGCTACCGCCATCTCGCTGCTGATTGCCGTGACCGTCACACCGGCACTTTGTTCGCTGTTCCTGCATGGACACGCGGAGGATCGCGAGCCCTTCTATCTGCGCTGGCTGAGAAGCATTCACACCGCCTTGCTCACGCTCTTCACGCGCTACGCCGTGCTGGCCAGCCTCCTCGTCCTCGCAGCAGGAGTCGGCGCGGCAATGCTGGTGCCCCGGCTGAAAACCGAGTTCCTGCCGGAGTTCCGCGAAGGCCACTTCGTGATCCAGGTCGCAGCCATTCCCGGCACCTCACTTCGGGAGATGAATCGCTTGGGAGAACGGATCTCGCACGAGTTGCTTCAGGACCCGCGCATCCTCTCCGTCGAGTTCCAGGCCGGCCGCGCCGAGCAGGGCGTGGACACCTGGGGACCGGAGCGTGCCGAGATGCATGTGGAGCTGAATCCGGACCCCTCCCTTGATGAGGCGGCGATTCAAGACGACCTCCGGGATCTCCTTGGCAAGTATCCCGGCATCCAATCCGAAGTCCTCACCTTCCTGGGTGACCGCATCGGAGAATCGATCAGCGGCGAGACAGCGGCCGGCATTGTCAGCATCTACGGAAATGATCTTGGCCTCCTGGCGGACACGGCGGCTACCATAGCCGGCCTGCTCAAGGAGACACCTGGTGCCACCGACGTCATCGCCAAGGCCACCGAAGGCAGCCCTCGCATCGGCATCCGCATGAAGCCCCGCGCGATGGAGCAATTCGGGCTCCTCCCCGCAGACGTCATGACCGCCGTGCAGACCGCCTATCAGGGTGCCGAGGTCTCCAATCTCTATCAATGGGGTCAAATCATCCCCGTCGTGCTCGTCGGCCCCGGCTCGCAGGGCAGCATCGCCGGCCTGGGCGATCTCCCGCTCATTCAGCCGCCGGGACCAACAGTGCGCCTCGCGGATGTCGCGGAGATCTTCATCGGCTCCGGCCACGCGGTGATTGAGCATGAGGGCGGCCGGCGGCTCCAGCGCGTCACCTTCAATGCCGGTTCAAGACCCATCTCCGCGGTCATGGCCGAGGCGCAGCACACCATCGCAAGCAAGGTCCATCCCGGCGGCGGAACCCAGATCACCTACACCGGTGCCGCCGAAGCGGAGTCCCAGGCAAACCGGAATCTCATCGTCTCGTCGGCGCTGGCCCTCGCCATCATCGTGCTCATCCTGTGGATGGCCTTCCGGAATGGCCGGCATCTCACCCTCGTCTTGGCAAATCTGCCCTTCGCGCTCATCGGCGGGGTCTTCGCGATCTTCCTCACCGGCATCCCCATGTCGCTGGGTGCGCTTGTCGGGTTCGTGGCCCTTTTCGGCATCAGCGCCCGCAATGCGATCATGATGATCTCCCACTACGAGCATCTGGTCCTCGACGAAGGCCTGCCCTGGAACCGCGAGACCGCCATTCGCGGCGCCGGCGAAAGGCTCATCCCCGTGCTGATGACCGCACTCGTCACCGCACTCGTCCTCATCCCCATCGCCCTGCGGCCCACCGCCGCCGGCCAGGAAATCGAGGGCCCCATGGCCATCGTCATCCTGGGCGGCCTGATCTCCTCCACCCTACTCACCCTGCTGCTCCTCCCCGCACTGGCCGAGCGCTTCGCCCACTTCCCCGACCCACACCCCCTCTGA
- a CDS encoding TolC family protein: MPALLAFVTLSGCIHYQPLALDPATTAADFSHRRLDDPALRPHLVAAGSAHAKHAWPLESWSLHDLQAAALHYHPEIAVAKAKAASSIAAITTADTAPNPTLSFTPEYGVNPGAGVSPWVLGFSPDITIETAGKRQERTTQARHQANSAVLAIADKSWLVMSAVRSALVDLEASRRRLSLLEEQQRNDDELVAALTARISAGESPHSELALYQTQRGRNAIDLAEARSRIDTGLAKLADAIGMPASALKGASLGWSAFDKLPAPPAESRLRKSALLERSDLLAALEDYAASDSALRLEIAKQYPDLHVNPGYTFDQGQSKWALGIGMNLPVDRNLGPIREATAKRDEAAAVFQRAQIGISGELSQAIASYRSDLTRLKDVQALLTTQEKEAGNTSELSRHGEVTRIPVLEANGAILQAKLAVIDAIAQANQSLGQLQDSARLSFDSP, from the coding sequence ATGCCTGCCCTGCTTGCATTCGTCACGCTATCGGGCTGCATCCACTATCAGCCCCTGGCACTCGATCCCGCCACCACCGCTGCGGACTTCTCCCACCGCCGCCTTGATGACCCGGCGCTCCGCCCCCATCTGGTGGCGGCAGGCTCCGCGCACGCCAAGCACGCTTGGCCACTGGAAAGCTGGAGCCTTCACGATCTCCAGGCAGCCGCTCTTCATTATCATCCGGAGATCGCCGTCGCGAAAGCCAAGGCCGCCTCTTCCATCGCCGCCATCACCACGGCCGATACCGCCCCGAATCCCACGCTGTCCTTCACGCCCGAGTATGGCGTCAATCCCGGTGCCGGCGTATCGCCATGGGTTCTCGGCTTCTCGCCGGACATTACCATCGAGACCGCAGGAAAGCGCCAGGAGCGCACCACCCAGGCACGCCACCAAGCCAACTCGGCCGTGCTGGCAATCGCCGACAAGTCATGGCTCGTCATGTCCGCGGTCCGCTCCGCCCTCGTCGATCTGGAAGCATCCAGGCGACGCCTCTCGCTTCTCGAGGAACAGCAGCGGAATGACGACGAATTGGTCGCCGCCCTCACCGCCCGCATTAGCGCCGGAGAATCGCCCCACAGCGAGCTCGCTCTCTATCAAACCCAACGCGGTCGCAATGCCATCGATCTCGCCGAAGCCCGCAGCCGTATCGATACCGGCCTTGCGAAGCTGGCGGACGCGATAGGAATGCCGGCCTCAGCACTCAAAGGAGCCTCTCTTGGCTGGTCTGCCTTTGACAAGCTGCCGGCACCACCTGCGGAGTCCAGGCTCAGGAAGTCCGCACTGCTGGAGCGCAGCGATCTTCTCGCCGCGCTTGAGGACTATGCCGCCAGCGACTCCGCACTGCGACTGGAGATCGCCAAACAATACCCGGACCTCCACGTGAACCCGGGCTACACCTTCGACCAAGGCCAGTCGAAGTGGGCCCTGGGCATCGGCATGAACTTGCCCGTGGATCGCAATCTCGGCCCGATCCGCGAGGCCACCGCCAAGCGCGATGAAGCAGCCGCGGTCTTCCAGCGCGCGCAGATCGGCATCAGCGGGGAGCTTTCCCAAGCGATTGCCTCCTATCGCTCCGACCTCACTCGCCTGAAGGACGTCCAGGCCTTGCTCACCACACAGGAAAAGGAAGCCGGAAATACCTCCGAGCTCTCACGCCATGGCGAGGTCACCCGCATTCCCGTGCTGGAAGCCAACGGAGCAATCCTTCAGGCGAAGCTCGCCGTGATCGACGCCATCGCCCAAGCCAATCAATCGCTCGGGCAACTTCAGGACAGCGCCCGCCTCTCTTTCGACTCGCCATGA
- a CDS encoding glycosyltransferase yields the protein MRPLVSVMMITYNHAPYIARGIESVLAQKTDFPFELVIGEDCSTDDTRDIVFDYQRRFPDKVRVITSERNVGATQNSVRTHAALRGTYMAWCEGDDYWHRDDKLQLQAQYLEDHEDCVLVCSDYDRLYVETDERVTNYFGTRPKPPVSNPRIEDLLHGHGGILTCTAMSRLDLVRSITEADPFLHKSGHFKMGDTQLWAELLLHGRAHRFEESFATRGMLPESATRSRDPEKEMRFWLSNSELCVYLCRKHNLGEELVAKFERAMRRRILRLALLRRDNEMGESFARAYKPLGHSEKLWLAAIRYPAFGAVFSLARRLKQLGKAGLEFQR from the coding sequence ATGCGTCCGCTCGTCAGCGTAATGATGATCACCTACAATCACGCGCCCTACATCGCGCGCGGGATCGAAAGCGTGCTGGCGCAGAAGACGGACTTTCCCTTCGAGTTGGTCATCGGAGAGGACTGCTCGACCGATGATACGCGAGACATCGTCTTCGACTATCAGCGTCGGTTTCCGGATAAGGTGCGCGTCATCACCTCCGAACGAAATGTGGGCGCTACCCAGAATTCTGTCCGCACGCATGCCGCCTTGCGGGGCACGTACATGGCCTGGTGCGAGGGAGACGATTACTGGCATCGGGATGACAAGCTGCAGCTGCAGGCGCAGTATCTCGAGGACCATGAGGATTGCGTCCTTGTTTGCTCGGACTACGACCGCCTTTACGTGGAGACGGACGAACGGGTGACCAATTATTTTGGCACTCGCCCGAAACCGCCGGTCTCCAATCCCCGAATCGAGGATCTCCTGCACGGCCACGGAGGCATCTTGACCTGCACTGCCATGTCCCGCCTCGACCTGGTCCGGAGCATTACCGAAGCCGATCCGTTTCTGCACAAGAGTGGCCATTTCAAGATGGGCGACACCCAGCTTTGGGCCGAACTCCTGCTGCACGGTCGGGCCCACCGCTTCGAGGAATCCTTCGCCACGAGAGGCATGCTGCCCGAATCGGCCACGCGCAGCAGGGATCCAGAGAAGGAGATGCGCTTTTGGCTCTCGAATTCCGAGCTGTGTGTGTACTTATGCCGCAAACACAATCTGGGCGAGGAGTTGGTGGCCAAGTTTGAGAGGGCCATGCGCCGGCGCATCCTGCGCTTGGCCCTGTTGCGCCGCGATAACGAGATGGGAGAGTCCTTTGCCCGCGCATACAAGCCGCTTGGCCACAGCGAGAAGCTTTGGCTGGCGGCGATTCGCTACCCGGCCTTTGGGGCTGTCTTTTCGCTGGCCCGCCGGCTCAAACAACTCGGCAAGGCTGGATTGGAGTTCCAGCGTTAA
- a CDS encoding DegT/DnrJ/EryC1/StrS family aminotransferase, which translates to MHITHMPPTKAIPVTEPFLPPFKDYVRRLQGIWERKLLTNDGPLVQELEQKLQTHHGLGRMARCLANGALGLQIAFKALGVAGEVITSPFSYVATASCPLWEGCRLVFADIEPDSLTLDPQAIEAAITPRTEAIVAPHVFGNPCDVEAIAAIAAKRGLAVIYDAAHAFGVNFKGRSILEWGDVSMVSLHATKLFHSVEGGFVVAQTPEVDAKLEWMRRFGHNGPGDFHGVGINAKMSEFHAAMGLCVFDHLDTILSLRRSRSEDYDVGLAGCPGLADGIAWRTGASRNYAYYSVLFESERMLLRAVDRLHRASVFPRRYFHPSLDTVASLGSWGDCPVSQDVSSRVLCLPLSTSMDEDDVARVCELIRG; encoded by the coding sequence ATGCATATCACCCATATGCCGCCTACAAAGGCGATCCCGGTCACTGAGCCGTTTTTGCCACCATTCAAAGACTACGTGCGGCGCCTCCAAGGGATTTGGGAGCGCAAGCTTCTGACCAATGATGGCCCACTGGTTCAGGAATTGGAGCAGAAGCTGCAGACCCATCATGGCTTGGGACGAATGGCGCGTTGCTTGGCCAATGGAGCTCTGGGCCTGCAAATCGCATTTAAGGCCTTGGGCGTGGCGGGAGAGGTCATCACGTCCCCTTTCTCATACGTCGCTACTGCCAGTTGCCCCCTTTGGGAAGGGTGCCGCCTGGTTTTCGCCGACATCGAGCCCGACAGCCTCACGCTCGATCCGCAGGCCATCGAAGCGGCGATCACGCCGCGTACGGAGGCGATCGTTGCCCCGCATGTTTTCGGCAATCCCTGCGACGTGGAAGCCATCGCCGCCATTGCTGCAAAGCGCGGCCTGGCGGTGATCTACGACGCTGCCCATGCCTTCGGGGTGAATTTCAAAGGGCGCAGCATCTTGGAGTGGGGCGACGTATCGATGGTCAGCTTGCATGCCACCAAGCTCTTCCACTCGGTGGAGGGTGGCTTCGTCGTGGCCCAAACGCCCGAGGTGGATGCGAAGCTCGAGTGGATGCGGCGCTTTGGTCACAACGGGCCCGGCGATTTCCATGGGGTGGGCATCAATGCCAAAATGAGCGAGTTTCACGCAGCCATGGGTCTTTGCGTTTTCGATCATCTGGACACGATCCTGAGCCTTCGGCGCTCTCGCTCGGAAGACTATGACGTTGGTTTGGCCGGCTGTCCCGGCTTGGCCGACGGTATTGCGTGGCGCACCGGTGCCTCGCGCAACTATGCCTATTACTCTGTCCTTTTTGAGTCGGAGCGCATGTTGCTGCGGGCGGTTGATCGCCTCCATAGGGCAAGCGTGTTCCCTCGCCGCTACTTCCACCCAAGCCTGGATACGGTGGCGAGCTTGGGCTCTTGGGGCGATTGCCCGGTTTCCCAAGACGTATCCAGCCGCGTGCTTTGCCTGCCGCTTTCCACCTCTATGGACGAGGATGACGTGGCCCGCGTTTGCGAGCTCATTCGGGGCTGA
- a CDS encoding glycosyltransferase family 2 protein: MPSSPRADSPIVTVVIPAFNAEAWLSLTLESACSQTLREIEILVVDDDSRDGTARIALDYAARDPRVRLIQRENGGVGAARNSGIREARGKYIAPLDADDLWFPEKLEAQVACMEAGGEEMGMSYCWSEKIDSQGQRLTDSFPFEIEGRAPVPLILRNFIGNASVPMFRASALADVGLYLNCEEQEGSQGCEDWDLCIRVAEKYTIGLVRRPLVGYRQVEACMSLNIPWMSLSYEIAMRRARERNPGIPREVFRWSAGNFYSYLCSKCFLWTDYPGCLKSMIKAISSDPMLITNRRLHLMGLKSLVRIMTGTRGRLPGPASPDAPSAPATQGKMSWSDSIQAKRWEKAIGQGLF, translated from the coding sequence ATGCCCTCCTCCCCCCGGGCTGACTCGCCGATTGTAACGGTCGTCATCCCCGCCTTCAACGCCGAAGCTTGGCTGTCCCTCACACTGGAATCAGCCTGCTCGCAGACCTTGCGCGAAATCGAGATCCTCGTCGTGGACGATGACTCGCGCGATGGGACGGCGCGAATCGCCCTCGACTACGCCGCGCGGGATCCGCGCGTCCGTTTGATCCAGCGCGAGAACGGCGGGGTCGGCGCCGCGCGGAACTCGGGCATCCGCGAAGCACGCGGAAAATACATCGCGCCCTTGGACGCGGATGACCTCTGGTTCCCCGAAAAACTGGAAGCCCAAGTCGCCTGCATGGAGGCCGGCGGCGAGGAAATGGGCATGTCCTACTGCTGGTCGGAAAAGATCGATTCCCAAGGCCAGCGGCTTACCGATTCCTTCCCTTTCGAAATCGAGGGCCGGGCTCCCGTGCCGCTCATCCTCCGGAACTTCATCGGGAATGCCAGCGTCCCCATGTTCCGCGCCTCCGCCTTGGCCGATGTGGGCCTCTACCTCAACTGCGAGGAACAGGAAGGCTCGCAAGGCTGCGAGGACTGGGATCTCTGCATCCGCGTCGCCGAGAAATACACCATCGGCCTAGTCCGCCGTCCTCTCGTCGGCTACCGGCAGGTCGAGGCCTGCATGAGTCTGAACATCCCCTGGATGAGCCTCTCTTACGAGATCGCCATGCGCCGCGCCCGCGAGCGAAATCCCGGGATCCCGCGCGAGGTCTTCCGTTGGTCCGCCGGCAATTTCTACAGCTACCTCTGCTCGAAGTGCTTCCTCTGGACCGACTACCCCGGCTGCCTGAAATCGATGATCAAGGCGATCAGCTCCGATCCCATGCTCATCACCAACCGGCGGCTCCACCTCATGGGCTTGAAAAGCCTCGTCCGCATCATGACCGGCACCCGCGGTCGCCTCCCCGGCCCCGCTTCCCCTGACGCCCCATCCGCGCCAGCCACCCAAGGAAAAATGTCATGGTCCGACAGCATCCAGGCCAAGCGCTGGGAGAAGGCGATCGGCCAAGGATTATTCTAA
- a CDS encoding lipopolysaccharide biosynthesis protein: MITLKQRAFSGFLWSFIDALGARLMQFVIGLTLARLLLPKEFGLIGMLTLFIMVSQAFVAGGFGSALIRKKDATDLDSSSIFYFNLALSALLTGLLCLAAPWVAGFFSEPLLVPLLRVLSLLIVINAFGLVQGTLMMKAMDFKTQAKITVIASAASGAIGISLALCGFGVWSLAYQQLAQAIFRVALLWIFNSWRPRWAFSFDSLRCLFAFGSKMLASELLNTIFENAYLLLIGRVFSAADLGFYTRANTLQEMPSKTLSMVVDRVAFPLFSSIQDDLPRVKQGMKKALAILGCLNFPIMVGLAVVAEPLVVTLLTDKWLPCVPYFQLLCVVGLLYPLHLVNLNVLKALGRSDLFLRLEIMKKVLVALNLAISWRWGISAMIAGQVIISIVSYFLNSHYSKALLGYSSIEQLGDMAPYLFTALLMGVGTYMLRLLEFHSMPLLLVVQVATGALLFTLIARLARLSAFLEAETTLKDKIGGLLRPRAG, from the coding sequence ATGATTACGTTGAAGCAACGAGCCTTCTCCGGGTTCCTATGGAGCTTTATCGACGCCCTTGGCGCGCGTCTGATGCAGTTCGTCATTGGCTTGACGCTAGCCCGGCTCCTGCTGCCCAAGGAGTTCGGGCTGATCGGGATGCTGACGCTGTTCATCATGGTGTCGCAAGCCTTTGTGGCGGGGGGATTCGGCTCGGCCTTGATCAGGAAGAAGGATGCCACAGACCTGGACAGCTCATCCATCTTCTATTTTAACCTCGCACTAAGTGCCTTGTTAACCGGTTTGCTTTGTCTGGCCGCGCCATGGGTGGCGGGGTTTTTCAGTGAGCCTCTGCTTGTGCCGTTGCTGCGCGTCCTTTCCCTGCTGATCGTCATCAACGCCTTCGGTCTGGTGCAAGGCACCTTGATGATGAAGGCCATGGACTTCAAGACGCAGGCCAAGATCACCGTGATCGCCAGCGCCGCGTCCGGTGCCATCGGCATCAGTCTGGCCCTGTGCGGATTCGGCGTCTGGAGTCTCGCCTACCAGCAGCTAGCCCAGGCTATCTTTCGTGTGGCCCTGCTGTGGATATTTAACAGCTGGCGTCCCCGCTGGGCCTTCAGTTTCGACTCGCTGCGATGCCTTTTCGCCTTTGGTTCCAAAATGCTGGCCTCCGAGCTGCTCAACACGATATTCGAGAACGCGTATCTCCTCCTTATCGGGCGTGTCTTCTCGGCTGCCGACTTGGGCTTCTACACGCGGGCCAACACCCTGCAGGAAATGCCCTCCAAGACCTTGTCGATGGTGGTGGACCGCGTCGCCTTTCCCCTGTTTTCCTCCATTCAGGACGACCTGCCGAGGGTGAAGCAAGGGATGAAGAAAGCCTTGGCCATCCTCGGCTGTCTTAATTTTCCCATCATGGTCGGCCTAGCGGTGGTGGCGGAGCCGCTCGTCGTAACGCTGCTCACCGACAAGTGGCTGCCCTGTGTGCCCTACTTCCAACTGCTCTGCGTGGTCGGGCTCCTCTATCCCCTGCATTTGGTGAACCTGAACGTGTTGAAAGCCTTGGGACGTTCCGACCTTTTCCTGAGGCTGGAGATCATGAAGAAGGTGCTGGTCGCCCTCAATCTCGCGATCTCCTGGCGATGGGGCATCTCCGCCATGATCGCGGGGCAGGTGATCATCTCCATTGTCTCTTACTTTCTCAATTCCCACTACAGCAAGGCTCTGCTCGGCTACAGCTCCATCGAACAGCTGGGCGACATGGCTCCCTACTTGTTTACCGCCCTGCTGATGGGAGTGGGCACCTACATGCTGCGTCTGCTGGAGTTCCACTCCATGCCTCTGCTGCTGGTGGTGCAGGTGGCGACAGGCGCCCTGCTCTTCACCCTCATCGCCCGCCTGGCCCGGCTCTCCGCCTTCTTGGAGGCCGAAACCACACTCAAGGATAAAATCGGGGGGCTCCTACGCCCCCGGGCCGGTTGA
- a CDS encoding WbqC family protein: MKLAIMQPYFFPYIGYFQLMHAVDEFIVYDNIQFTKKGWINRNRILVNGADSYIGIPLKKDSDYLNVVDRYLADVWPEEQKSLLNRLTGSYRKAPHFESVFPLIKEIIQSEERNLFGFLLSSLVKVKNHIGITTPLIVSSSLAIDHALRSEEKVMALCKARNAQVYMNPIGGVELYSKESFRGDGIELQFLKADNIQYPQFSNEFVPFLSIIDVLMFNSQERVRDFLNQYTLQ, from the coding sequence ATGAAGCTGGCAATCATGCAGCCTTATTTTTTTCCCTACATTGGTTACTTTCAATTGATGCATGCTGTAGATGAATTTATCGTCTATGATAATATTCAATTTACCAAGAAGGGGTGGATTAACCGGAATCGGATTTTGGTGAACGGTGCAGATTCATATATTGGAATTCCTTTGAAAAAAGATTCGGATTATTTGAATGTGGTTGATCGATATCTCGCGGACGTGTGGCCGGAGGAACAAAAAAGTTTGTTAAACAGGCTCACGGGATCCTATCGGAAGGCGCCCCATTTTGAGAGCGTATTTCCGCTGATCAAAGAAATAATACAGAGCGAAGAACGAAATCTGTTTGGGTTTTTGCTGTCATCGCTCGTTAAGGTTAAAAATCACATTGGAATCACTACGCCGTTAATTGTGTCGTCGTCCCTCGCGATTGATCACGCACTGCGTTCGGAAGAAAAGGTGATGGCCTTGTGCAAAGCTCGTAACGCACAAGTCTACATGAATCCAATTGGCGGTGTTGAGCTCTACTCGAAAGAGTCTTTCAGGGGCGATGGTATCGAGTTGCAATTTTTGAAAGCGGATAATATCCAATACCCTCAGTTTTCAAATGAGTTCGTCCCCTTCCTGTCGATCATTGATGTGTTGATGTTTAATTCGCAAGAACGGGTTCGTGATTTTCTTAATCAATACACCCTTCAGTGA
- a CDS encoding response regulator transcription factor translates to MRLLVIEDHPPLREALCQYLREAGYLVNSEARGEEGLWAAQGSEYDAVILDLMLPGLDGMSILRLLRAQGNSIHILVISARDSLEDRLAALDAGADDYLVKPFPLAEALARIRALLRRSFGKKSPVIAIGDLEIDPLRRRVKRSDRHIELTALEYRLLEYLAHRDGEVVSRTEIWEHVFEDGVGGGSNAVDVYIAYLRKKLNAGALPDLIVTHRGQGYSLEVPG, encoded by the coding sequence ATGCGCTTGCTCGTGATCGAGGACCATCCGCCGCTGCGCGAGGCGCTCTGCCAGTACCTGCGCGAAGCAGGCTATCTGGTGAACAGCGAGGCTCGTGGGGAAGAAGGCCTGTGGGCGGCCCAAGGCAGCGAGTATGATGCGGTGATCCTCGATCTAATGCTCCCCGGGCTGGACGGGATGTCCATTCTTCGCCTGCTCCGGGCGCAGGGTAACTCGATCCATATCCTGGTGATCAGCGCGCGTGACAGCTTGGAAGATCGTTTGGCTGCCCTTGATGCCGGTGCGGACGATTATCTGGTGAAGCCCTTTCCGCTGGCTGAGGCGCTGGCCCGGATCCGGGCGCTGCTCCGGCGGAGCTTTGGCAAGAAGTCCCCGGTCATCGCGATCGGTGATCTGGAGATCGACCCGCTGCGCCGCAGGGTGAAGCGGAGTGATCGTCACATCGAGCTTACGGCGCTGGAATACCGGTTGTTAGAGTACCTGGCGCACCGTGATGGCGAGGTGGTTTCGCGGACCGAGATCTGGGAGCATGTCTTCGAAGACGGGGTGGGCGGCGGAAGCAATGCGGTGGACGTATACATCGCCTATCTCCGGAAAAAGCTGAATGCCGGCGCGCTGCCGGACTTGATCGTGACCCACCGGGGCCAGGGGTATTCGCTTGAAGTTCCGGGGTGA